CGGGCCATCGCTGCTCGCGTGCGGCTTCCTGTGAGCTGAGCTGCGATGGAAACCGCTCCAAATTACCGCTGGGAGCGGAAGGAAGCAGGGCGCCTCTGGTGGGGCGGCCGGCGTCTCAGCGGGGCCgcgccccgccgggccccggtGCGGCTCACACCGAGCCGGCCACGTGCCGGTGCTCCACGCGGCCTCCCGGCAGCAGCCGCGCTTTCTGCCAACGGCGAATAACGGCCCGGGCGGCTCTCAGGCAGCGGCTGCGGGCTGGCCcggacaggagctgctgtttcaggGCGGGCGCGCTCGGGAGCCGCGGGGACACAGTCGGGAGAACCGCGGCAGCCCTGCCCGCTCCcagtccctgcagcacagagcacgGGCGCGGCGCTGCTGCACTCTGCCCGCGGCCGGTGTCACTGTCAGCGTGACTAAAGCGGGCGGCGCCGCCGATGCCGGCAGCAGGGCGGGCAGCATCTCGGCCGCGGACCGGCACCTGCCCGCGGTCCCCAGCACGCCcgcctccctgcccagccctgcccgggtccccggccgcggcggggccgtACCTGGACACCTGGATGGCGGCCGGGCACGGGCCCGCGGCCCCCGGCTCCGACATGGCGGCACCGGCGCCCCACCCGCAGAGGCGCTGCGGCACCGCCGCGCttggccccgccccgccgcgccccggaCACGCCCCGCCCCGGAcacgccccgccccgccgcgccccggaCACGCCCCGCCCCGGACACGCCCCGCCGCTCCATTGGCGGGCCGCGCGCCGCGCGCCCCCGTGCGGGGAGGAGCGCCGGGGCCAAGGGCGGCGCCGGGACCGGGGGCGTGTGGCCCCGCCGGGACTGGGGTCCCCCCGCCGGGACTGGGGTCCCCCCGCCGCGCCCAGGAGTGCCCTGTCAGCGCGGGGACTCGTGGGGAGCCAGGGCCTTCGGGTCGGCACGGGCAGCACCGCCTCCTCCGCCCGCGTTCCCAGCGCCGTCGGTTCTCTCCGGCTGTAACACAGCTCCCGTGGGCGCCCAGGGATTTTGGGTCGGGTGGTGGCGATAGTCCCGAGCAAGCAGTGACAGCTCGCAGTGGAGTGCACAAAGGGTCCGGAAAGGGGTCCAGGATCCCGCCCGGAGGAGGCGAGGTGCCGGGAGCTGCGGCACTCACGGCCACGCCAAACACGAGCTCTCGGCTCTCGCTGGCGGCTTTTCTTCGTGAGGGACCAGAGGGTCTGCGGGCAGACGGGGCAACCCGTGGGCCCTGGGGGCAGAGAATGCCGGAGCTCTCACCTTGCACAGCTCGGCAGGAGTGGGCACAGGAGCCGGGATGCCAGCCGCGGGACGCCCAGTGGGGACATGGTGCTCCCGGTCTCTGTACCGCTACCGGCTTTATGAACCGCcggcgggacggggcgggcCGGCGGGGCAGGGAGGGCggggggcaggcagggaaggaggcgGGCAAGGCCTTGTCCTCGGTGCTGATCGAGAGGCACCTTCGCTGTCCGCGGTGCTGACGGGGGGTCCCCGCTTGTCCTCCCACGCCGCCCGCTGACCGGCCCTCCCGCCCTGCCCCGCCAGCGATTCATAAAACCACTTTGCCGAGTGGCggccgggaccgggaccggtGCAAGTCCGTGTGGACTTCAAAGAGGACCGTGCCCTGCTGCCGGCACCCCGCTGCAGGCTGAGGTGGGGCAGCCAGCGGCCCAGCGCCCCCCGTTCTGCCTGCGCTGCTAGGACCGGCAGCGCACGTCGGAGCCCATAGTTGCCGCGCCTCTCGCCTgggcgggcggcgggaggggACACCCGTGGGGCCGCTGCCTAACACCGCGGATAACGGCGCCGGCAGCCGCGTACAGTCCGCTTTGGGGTTCACCCGGACTTGCAGCTATCCCCGTCCTGGTCCCGGCCGCCGCTCGGCAAAGCGCGACGGCCCCAGCTGAGGCCGGGGGGAGCGGTGCGGGGGTCCCGAGCAGCGGGCAATCGCCGCGCCGtcgggcggggcgggcggaggggcggccccgggggagggagaggaggagccggcggggccggggggcggcggggcgggagcgccGCGCAGTGCCAAGCGGcggccggggccgccggggccggggccgcctgGGCCgctggggccggggccgccgccgggATGGCGCTGGAGCGGGCGCTGCAGGCGGCGCGACAGGGCGACGTGGAGGCGCTGCGGGGACTGCGGGCGGCAGGGCTATTGCGGCCAGGGCTGCGGGACGCCCTGGGCGCGTCCCCCGCGCACCACGCTGCCCGCGCCGGACGCCTCGCCTGCCTCCGGTACCTGGCGGCCGAGGCCGCCCTCCGCGGGGACGCGCGGGCGCGAAACGGGGCCACGCCGGCCCACGACGCCGCCGCCACCGGCAACCTCGCCTGTCTCCAGTGGCTGCTCACGCAGGGGGGCTGCGGCGTGCAGGTGCGAGAGGGGTCGCGGGGGGCGGCGGAGGGTTCCTCGGTGGCGCGGGCGGCCGGGAAGGCGTTCCGCGGTCCCGTATGGGTGGTTGTGGCCGCGGGGAGACGGTCACGCATggtgctcccagctctgccgACGGCGAGCCGGGGTCCGTCCTAGCCGGCTCGGGCAGGGCTCCGCCGTGCATATCGGGCGGCATCCGACGGGCCCGGAGAGTCCCGGCATCCCGGAGGGGTTCAGGCTCGAGGGCAGCACATATTCCCCGGGGCTGCCGCCCCCTCCCGGGGTTACACAACGGCGGGACCGGGGCGGTAAGCGGCTTGCCTCGGGGCCGGCCGAGAGTTAAAGACATGTGACGGCcgaaggaagaggaggcagcGGCGGGGCTGGGAGCGGAGATTAGCCGGGAAGGAAGGGGTCAGCACGCATCGGCGACCTCCTGGCCAGTGGCCAGCCCTACCCGCGTCCCACCGAGCGTGGAGGGCGGACGGGCCGCCGGCACAGCGGGGCTCGGCGGCAAGTTCCCGCGGCTAGGGGCTCCGCGGCCGGTAGAACAAGGAGGGCATTGTGCTGCACTCACTGTGTGCAGACGCTGGCCCTTGATGGAGGGCAGACACGCTGGCCCCACGGTCCCTCCAATGCTCTAtgttcctgctccagccccgctccgtACTGACAGGAACTCCACCCTGGCCACCCCACCCGCCCGGAAGCAGCTCCGGGCTGGGGGATGCCCCACGGCTGCCTCGGTCCCCAGCCCCCCAGCCGGAAGGGCTTGGTCCCGGTACTGACAGCCGTCCCACTTcctcctgcaggacacagacaACTCTGGTGCCACCATCCTCCACCTGGCAGCCCGCTTCGGTCACCATGAGGTGATCGACTGGCTCCTCCGCTTTGGAGGCAGTGACCCCACGGCAGCCACCAACACGGGAGCACTGCCCGTCCACTACGCCGCGGTGAAAGGGGATTTCCCTTCCCTGCGACTCCTCTTGGGACACTGCCCCAGGTAACGGCCCCCACTGCTGGCAGCTAGACAGGGTCTGCCGCAAGCTTGGCACCCACCAGCAGGAGAAGGGCTAGCGGGAGAACAGGGTGCCTGCTGTGGCCCCAACCCTCCCTCCAGCCACTGGGCAAAGTGCCAGCACTGGGGACGAATGCTGCATCCACCctggtccctcccagctccaagAGCAACGCGGCCACCTTATCAGGCTGGGCAGCCAGCTGCACCTTCTTTATGGCCCAGAAAGAAGGGGCGAGCAGGAGAGGGGCGAGCGCTGGCAGAAATATTGTCACTGGCCGCTGAGTCGGCTCCTGGCGCGGGGCGATAACACAGCCGCCTTTGTCCGCCCGCTGTTATGTAAATGGATTAGGCTGACCGCCGAGGAGAGGCTGCTCCCCGCGCCGGAGACGACCTTTCCGCTTGCCCGGGTCCATGGGCATTGCTGGATACGGCAGTCTCTCTCAGACGCGGCAGCATCCCTTGAGCTTTTCCTCCTGAGCGGTACCTGGGGCCGGGCTGGTCCCCGAGTTACCTGTCACAGCAGCCCACGGGGCCCGCGATGCCGGGCCTCGCCACGAGGCTGCAGCAGGCGATTAGGTGGCCGCTAATCCGATTTCCTGTGGTGGGCAGAGGCCACTAGAAATAACCCACAGACCCAGCCACTAGAAATAACCCACAAGCGGAACCGGGGGGATGCGCTGTTGCTCCACGTTGTCCCTGGAAGGTTCCAGGGTTGTGGATGAGAGAGATTGCACAGCTCTTCCACATCCAAGGAGTCCTGAGGCAGTGGGATAAGTGGCGCTTGGCACCCCTCTGTCTCTGGGTGCCACAACACCAGAGCCCTgcatccttttctccaggctgggccACAGAGATCCCTGGATCCCATGGCACTTACTGgccagagctgtcccagccctaGTTCTTTATCTCCTTGCCCCAGGTGTGCCAGTTTAGCCCTGAGCACTTCTGGGATTAACCCCTGCAGCCCGAGCTCAGCCCCAAACCAGTCGCTGCTCCTGCTCGACGCCCACCGTGTCAGCCCAGGTGTGGCACGGCACTCGCATTGCCTTTCACGCTGCTTGCCGGGGTTGCTCCGCTGCTGTCACCGCCTTCCCCCTGAATTATTTagggctggccctgctcccagccccgcGCCTGCCCGGAGGCTCCGTTACAGCTGCGAAATCCAATCCCTGGTGCCGCTGCGGGATGCTGGCGCTCCCAGCCCACCTTCGCACCGGCCCGCGGGGCCCCCGGCAGCCGGTGGCCCAGCACGGGGTCTCAGCCATCTGGCAAAGCAGTTTACTGGTGCTGCCCAAGTGGCTTAACCCCTTCCCAATTACTGAGAAATGGCAATCAGGGACTGaccctgtgcctgtgctcccGCTGTCCCCTGCACCCCGGTCTGCAACAGCCTcaagccccagccccagcctcagcccctgctggggcagcacagaggactgtgccagcctggcactgctggaccATGGGGCAGGCACTCAGTGACACAAGCATACAAGGCACAGCAGGAAGGGAGTGCTGGCCACAGCCCGTCTCACAGTTACAGGGATCAATTATTAAGGGCCTGCGATCGTTGCGATAACAGAGCAGAGTATTTAttgctcttccttttttaaatattcaacagggtttttttatggaGCACTTAATAGAACAGCTTCCTGTGGGGTCGGGAGACAGGATGCAGGATGTGGGATGCAGAATATGGGTCTATGTATATGGGGAATGCTGGGTAAAAGGTGTGGGATTCAAGATTTGGGTTGCACAGTTTGGGATATACAATTCAGGACTAGAGACATGAGGATGCCAAGGCCTTTTGGGgcagtgaggggacactggcacccagcagctgggctgggcagcaccaCGGTGCAGGTTGGCCTTTCCCCGCCGGCTCCACGGCTGGTGCTGTGTAAGCAGCTTACTTTAAAATACGACTAAATTGCAGTGTCCAAAAACAGCCGGAGGAAGGAGCTTAGCCTAAGCAGGCTGATTAACTTAGTGACCTCCcgctgcagctgcagccaccgCCGCAGCACGGGGGCCTATGGGAAGCCATGGGGTggacagctcccagccccagcactgccctgcctgcccgcagctgtgtcccctgcaCCTCCCCGTGTTTCTTGTGTCCCACAAGCCCCCATGTCCCTGTATCCTGCCTggcccctgtcccagccctggcagtaGCAGTGGCCACAGGTGACGGGCGCTGTGCCCCGCTTGCAGTACGCTGAGTGCCCAGACCAAGACGGGGGCCACCCCGCTGTACCTCGCCTGCCAGGAGGGCCACCTGGAGATCATCCAGTACCTGGTGCAGGATTGTGGGGCTGACCCCCACGCGCGCGCTTACGACGGCATGACCCCACTGCACGCCGCCGCCCAGATGGGCCACAACACTGTCATCGTTTGGCTGGTAAGCGCTGTCctggcacggcacggcacggcatGGTGGCACAGCGCGGTGGCACGGCACAGGGTGCTCAGCCCCAGTGCTCAGCCTGCCTGCCCACACAGATGAGCTTCACGACGGTGAGCCTGACAGAGCGGGACGCTGAGGGGGCCACGGCCATGCACTTTGCCGCCAGTCGTGGCCATGCCAAGgtgctgagctggctgctgctgcacggTGGGGAGATCACTGCCGATGGCTGGGGTGGCACACCGCTGCATGATGCCGCCGAGAATGGCGAGCTGGAGGTGGGTGCTGGTGGCCAACAGGGTGTCAGGGTGAGGGGGGgcccttccctccagccctgccatgcaCCCCCActctccccagtgctgccagatCCTGGTGGTGAACGGTGCCGACCTCAGCATCCGTGACCAGGATGGCTACACAGCAGCCGACCTCGCTGACTACAATGGCCACAGCCACTGCGCCCAGTACCTGCGCACCGTGGAGAACATGGTACAGCGGTGCTGGGGGACAAGGGCGTGGGGAGCACACAGGGAGCACGCAGGGCAGCCCCACCCCTGCCTTGCTGCCTGACCCCAcggctgtgccagcagagcgTGGAGCACCGTGTGCTGTCACGAGACCCCTCGGCGGATGGGGAATGCCGACAGCCCGACTCGGGCATGTCATCGCCCAACACCACGGCGTCGGTGCCCCAGGCGCGCTTCGAGGTGGGCTcccctgccagcaccctctCCAACTACGACTCCTGCCACTCCAGCCAATCCAGCACCGGGGAGAAGAGGGGCGGCCCCCCAGGGGCCCCCGCCGCCCGTGAGTGCGGGGCCagggggcgcggggcggggggtGCGGGTCCAGCCCCCCCTGACCCCCTGCCCTGCGCAGGGGTGCCTGAGCCGGCGCTGGCGGACATGCAGGCGTACATGGACATGCTGGACCCTGAGATGCGGCCACGGGGCCGGGGCCCAGCAGGCGAGGGTCCCCCGCCGCCACCACCCCCTGCCTTCCCCCCACCACCGCCCCCACCCCCCGCCACCCGGCCACCCCCACCACCCCCCGGCTACCCTGCACCTGCGCCCCCCGCTGCCCCCCACACCGCTGACATCTACGTGCGGGCCAAGAACAACCTGCGGCATGTGGAGAGCCAGGCGCTGCGCCGAGAGGTACGGCCCCATGCACCGTGTCCCCTGCACCACGCCCCCTACACAGCTCAAGGGACATATCACCCGGGAGGGGCATTCCACCGGGCACCCATCCCCTTTGAGGAGTTGttgcctgcctgccctgggaggggacagtccctggCCACAGCTGGAGGCCACATGCCTGCAGCGCTGACATGCACTGAgtgggctggggctcagccagCACTGAGGATGCAGCAAGCTGGGGCCAGTGATGCTCTCGTGGCTccatggcactgggtgggcCCGCTCCACTGCTGCACCGGCTGGGGCACCCGGCAGCATCATGCCATGGCAGCCGCGCCCATGAGGCCCGGCGATGCCACCGGCAGCATGCCGAGCTGGGCGTGGGCAGCTGCGCAGGCGGTAACCCGAGCGGCTGGCTCCAGTGTCACCCGCGCCACAGGTGTCGGGTGGCACAGCCAGCGCTGCCAGGAGCTGAGAGGGCTCAGCCAGGCGTGCACAGGTAAGAGGGGTGCAGCCCTCTATGGCGGGCTGGGGAGGCATAGGGATGCAGTAggtttggggctgctctgaCCCCCTACCATGGCTCTCGCCACCTCACCGGGGACAGGGTTCTGGGCATGGTCAGGACACTGGCAGAGCCCAGTCCTCTGGGGGACATGGGGTGGggggctcagcagagcagtgtgtgcCAGGCACGTGGTGGGCTCGGGACCCCACAGTGCTCATTGCACACAGCCTTGGCTCTTTAGTGCTTACCGGAGTAACGGGCTGCCTTGGGGAGGTGTGGGCgtgtgacagagcagtgccacaGTGGTGTGGGTGCTCCATGAGATGGGGCTCAGCAACACGGATCCTTGCGCCAGACCAGGGCTGGGACTACCGGAGCGGGAGCCAGGCTTGGCATAACTCCCGTGGCAGCCAGAGTAGGAAGCACCCAGCTGAAGTTTGTTGACTTAGCTGGGGCTGGCGGTGGCAGCGAGCGCCCGGGCTCACTGTGAAAATGCCATGGGTGGAGGTGGCATACGGGGAAATGCAAATAGCGGGGCCCCCAACAAGGGCAGCAGGGCTATGCCGCGGTGGCACTCCAAACCCagggagcaggcacagcccccTGCAGCGCAGCACTCGGCAGCACAACTCGTAAAGCCGCTGTGGAATGCGCCGGGGTGAGCTGAGGCTGCGCTGCTTGAGAGCCCTGTTCAGAGGGAGGTTTGGAACCGGGCCCCAGCCCCGCGCGGGATAAGCTTCCGGTAATCCGCAGGGCTGGGGCTCGGCACTCCTGTTCCCAGGGGGTTATCCCGGGGGAGGCTTGGACAGGATCCTGGGCACAGGCTATGGGGTCACAGTGCCAGGCACTAATGCCACACGCTGCCGCCATGGCACGCAGCCCTTGGTAGAGCCGTTTGCCGAACAGACTCCAGGGCACGCACCCTGTTGTCCGTCCCAGCTCTGCATCTGTCCCAAGGCAAACTGCTGGCACAGTCCTACTCCACCACGGCCCTGCGCCCTGCGGTTAGTGCTGGGCACGGCGGTGCTGAGGTGGGCTCCCCATTGCAGCTGGCATCGCGTGACAGCAGTCCCGAGGGCCTGCGCCGGGCCGACTCCAGCAGGCGGTCAAGGAATTTCGGCAAGCAGCCGAGCACCGGTGACTACTACAAGCACCTGGGGCACGTTGTG
The Sylvia atricapilla isolate bSylAtr1 chromosome 22, bSylAtr1.pri, whole genome shotgun sequence genome window above contains:
- the ESPN gene encoding espin isoform X1, whose protein sequence is MALERALQAARQGDVEALRGLRAAGLLRPGLRDALGASPAHHAARAGRLACLRYLAAEAALRGDARARNGATPAHDAAATGNLACLQWLLTQGGCGVQDTDNSGATILHLAARFGHHEVIDWLLRFGGSDPTAATNTGALPVHYAAVKGDFPSLRLLLGHCPSTLSAQTKTGATPLYLACQEGHLEIIQYLVQDCGADPHARAYDGMTPLHAAAQMGHNTVIVWLMSFTTVSLTERDAEGATAMHFAASRGHAKVLSWLLLHGGEITADGWGGTPLHDAAENGELECCQILVVNGADLSIRDQDGYTAADLADYNGHSHCAQYLRTVENMSVEHRVLSRDPSADGECRQPDSGMSSPNTTASVPQARFEVGSPASTLSNYDSCHSSQSTPPDPLPCAGVPEPALADMQAYMDMLDPEMRPRGRGPAGEGPPPPPPPAFPPPPPPPPATRPPPPPPGYPAPAPPAAPHTADIYVRAKNNLRHVESQALRRELASRDSSPEGLRRADSSRRSRNFGKQPSTGDYYKHLGHVVAEQPGPQRMAHTEEASPISADTMSNGESKPGAELPPPPPPPPLPDAACPTPPPPPPLSETPAGPRRSSSSTGSTKSFNMMSPTGDNSELLAEIKAGKSLKPTPQSKGFTTVFSGSGQAGANAESPVSSPSPTRTPTPPATPVEPVLNGSSPVPAAGAGAAAEVEALVPSQDEQGRPIPEWKRQVMVRKLQLRMQEEEEQRRKEKEEEARLASMPAWRRDILRKKLEEEREQKRKEQEKLKREEEEKEKEQSEKLRTLGYDETKLAPWQRQIILKKGDIAKH
- the ESPN gene encoding espin isoform X2, translated to MALERALQAARQGDVEALRGLRAAGLLRPGLRDALGASPAHHAARAGRLACLRYLAAEAALRGDARARNGATPAHDAAATGNLACLQWLLTQGGCGVQDTDNSGATILHLAARFGHHEVIDWLLRFGGSDPTAATNTGALPVHYAAVKGDFPSLRLLLGHCPSTLSAQTKTGATPLYLACQEGHLEIIQYLVQDCGADPHARAYDGMTPLHAAAQMGHNTVIVWLMSFTTVSLTERDAEGATAMHFAASRGHAKVLSWLLLHGGEITADGWGGTPLHDAAENGELECCQILVVNGADLSIRDQDGYTAADLADYNGHSHCAQYLRTVENMSVEHRVLSRDPSADGECRQPDSGMSSPNTTASVPQARFEVGSPASTLSNYDSCHSSQSTPPDPLPCAGVPEPALADMQAYMDMLDPEMRPRGRGPAGEGPPPPPPPAFPPPPPPPPATRPPPPPPGYPAPAPPAAPHTADIYVRAKNNLRHVESQALRRELASRDSSPEGLRRADSSRRSRNFGKQPSTGDYYKHLGHVVAEQPGPQRMAHTEEASPISADTMSNGESKPGAELPPPPPPPPLPDAACPTPPPPPPLSETPAGPRRSSSSTGRGKALRQMKSTKSFNMMSPTGDNSELLAEIKAGKSLKPTPQSKGFTTVFSGSGQAGANAESPVSSPSPTRTPTPPATPVEPVLNGSSPVPAAGAGAAAEVEALVPSQDEQGRPIPEWKRQVMVRKLQLRMQEEEEQRRKEKEEEARLASMPAWRRDILRKKLEEEREQKRKEQEKLKREEEEKEKEQSEKLRTLGYDETKLAPWQRQIILKKGDIAKH